One Helianthus annuus cultivar XRQ/B chromosome 7, HanXRQr2.0-SUNRISE, whole genome shotgun sequence genomic region harbors:
- the LOC118480153 gene encoding uncharacterized protein LOC118480153, with amino-acid sequence MPRKSLSLLQVYQLGHKKSECPELVGKKDVKDTQAETQKSKARSFHLTAAEAKIEPDVVSGIFAINSIPARILFDMGANKSFVLHGFIQHPSFVLTKLPMPLEVEIGNNKSFVVCDVCRNFKLSIDDDEYSIDLIPMSMGEIQVVIGMDWVSRHHAKVVCIRKEIKLTSPSRKHVTIYEEKGGNPVVCSMLEAHKLMQHGCKAYMVYACESEKESPKIGDVPVVRDYEDVFPEDLPRIPPEREVEFEIELISGAKPVAKASYRLAPSELQNLMSQIQDLLDKGFIPPSVSPWGAPVLFMKKNDGRNIINTDGILVDPSKIEAVSNRNSPNNPSKIRSFLGLAGYYRRFIQDFSKIASPLTKLTRKDERFIWSVEQERAFQTLKEKLTHAPILTLSDGVDDMVVYSDASHFGLGCVLMQRVKVIAYASRQLKVHEKKYPTHDLELAAVVFALKIRRNYLYGVKCTILPTPRA; translated from the exons ATGCCCCGAAAAAGTCTCAGTTTGCTACAAGTGTACCAACTGGGCCATAAGAAATCTGAATGCCCGGAACTGGTAGGAAAGAAAGATGTGAAGGATACGCAAGCGGAAACCCAGAAATCAAAGGCTAGATCTTTTCATCTGACCGCGGCAGAAGCCAAGATTGAACCcgatgtggtttcaggtatatttgCCATAAACTCTATTCCCGCACGTATTTTGTTTGATatgggtgcgaataaatccttcgtTTTACATGGGTTTATTcaacatccttcatttgtattaACGAagttacctatgcctttagaagtagagataggtaataataagAGCTTCgttgtttgtgatgtatgtcgAAATTTCAAATTGAGTATCGATGATGATGAATACTcaatagacttgatcccgatgtcgatgggagaaatTCAAGtggtcatcggtatggattgggtGTCCCGACATCACGCGAAGGTCGTATGCATCCGTAAGGAGATAAAACTAACATCTCCGAGCAGAAAGCATGTTACTATTTACGAAGAAAAGGGAGGTAATCCCGTGGTGTGTTCGATGTTAGAAGCCCACAAACTCATGCAACATGGATGTAAAGCGTACATGGTGTACGCATGCGAATCGGAGAAAGAGTCACCGAAGATTGGAGACGTACCGGTGGTACGAGATTATGAAGATGTATTTCCGGAGGATCTACCGAGAATACCGCCAGAACGGGAAGTGGAATTCGAAATCGAACTGATTTCGGGTGCAAAACCGGTAGCTAAGGCGTCGTATCGGCTCGCGCCATCAGAGCTGCAAAATTTAATGTCGCAGATACAAGACTTACTGGATAAGGGATTCATACCGCCGAGTGTGTCCCCGTGGGGTGCACCGGTGTTGTTCATGAAAAAGAATGACGGGA ggaACATCATCAATACTGACGGAATACTAGTTGATCCGTCCAAAATAGAAGCTGTGTCAAATCGGAATTCTCCGAATAATCCTTCGAAAATCAGAAGCTTCTTAGGGCTTGccggatattatcggagattcatacaagatttctccaagatcgcttCGCCATTGACCAAGTTAACTCGCAAGGATGAAAGGTTTATATGGAGCGTTGAACAAGAAAGagcttttcaaacgctcaaggaaaAGTTGACCCATGCTCCGATATTAACCTTGTCGGACGGTGTCGATGATATGGTGGTCTATTCGGATGCGTCGCATTTTGGACTCGGGTGTGTCTTAATGCAACGAGTCAAGGTTATAGCATACGCCTCGAGAcagttgaaagttcatgaaaagaaatacccTACGCACGATCTCGAATTGGCGGCAGTGGTATTCGCTTTAAAAATTAGGAGGAACTATTTGTATGGGGTGAAGTGCACTATATTACCGACCCCAAGAGCCTGA